In the Acropora muricata isolate sample 2 chromosome 10, ASM3666990v1, whole genome shotgun sequence genome, one interval contains:
- the LOC136888341 gene encoding glomulin-like isoform X3: MQKCNGKEVCIGVLEQLNSQSSFHLEKFITLLNMVKTALQKLKEKKLKCVSMVLPSIMRQIKSVELLDEPTENEPDEEEGRIIHVIQSVLEHMNDFLRPLVQECTTKTSYSATHYPDSYITSLRQEILQCLIQLLDYPLVFLDLGREAWEIKESDINDCQSSHPVDDLSPFRIYPCEIMRFIQMAGDSNVLVYLMEYTWKMEQMFGEEMTALNGSLTIDSGSLEREDVEEQDSNFPILGLGCFSYLLLVEEIEKDHFPAIHSFKYMVRVNMKHVLCLLRRTELYVIHKGLELLNILFARLEDKCLEYRHDEFKHIVDILKTLINVMTICSSKKLRLKSVHLFPILVAKLDQRSQYGIFYTILEECHHAGVAGMLIYLLKEQVNHELCSTVEESWFQGTRLMSILQLVLKPPPKPGTEKDLVQDTDRIMGTLNLVRFILLRDLSDKTNVWENFTAMEKNFLEPLKETLKETTLQYQAELLRKKDEMAENKSVHAECNTKKDRIEFNIKSPDGRSLPPMPYSAQIEALESGLHSLDMMESILARISEIAKLRKKEEK; encoded by the exons ATGCAGAAATGTAATGGGAAGGAAGTCTGTATTGGAGTTTTGGAACAGCTCAATTCTCAGTCCTCTTTTCATTTAGAAAAGTTTATCACTTTGCTGAATATGGTTAAAACAG CATTGCAAAAGTTGAAGGAGAAAAAGTTAAAATGTGTAAGCATGGTCTTACCAAGTATTATGAGGCAGATAAAAAGTGTTGAGTTGCTGGATGAACCGACTGAAAATGAGCCAGACGAGGAGGAGGGAAGGATCATTCATGTCATACAATCTGTCCTTGAGCATATGAATGACTTTCTGAGGCCTTTGGTGCAAGAATGTACAACCAAAACTTCCTACTCTGCAACG CATTATCCAGACTCATATATCACAAGTCTTCGACAAGAGATCCTTCAATG tTTGATTCAACTGCTTGATTATCCCCTGGTTTTCTTGGATCTTGGGAGAGAAGCTTGGGAAATTAAGGAGTCTGACATTAATGATTGTCAGAGTTCACACCCAGTGGATGACTTATCACCATTTAGGATATACCCCTGTGAAATTATG CGATTTATCCAGATGGCGGGAGATTCAAATGTGTTAGTTTACCTCATGGAATATACATGGAAAATGGAGCAAATGTTTGGAGAGGAAATGACTGCATTAAATGGCAGTCTAACCATTGATAGTGGAAGTTTGGAAAGGGAAGATGTGGAAGAACAag ACAGCAACTTTCCAATACTTGGCCTGGGCTGTTTCTCTTACTTATTACTTGTTGAGGAGATAGAAAAAGATCATTTTCCTGCCATTCATAG CTTCAAGTATATGGTGAGAGTTAACATGAAACATGTCCTTTGTCTTCTTAGGAG AACAGAACTATATGTCATACACAAAGGTTTG GAACTTCTAAACATTTTATTTGCGAGATTAGAGGATAAATGTCTGGAGTATCGACATGATGAGTTTAAACATATAGTTGACATTTTAAAG ACCCTTATCAATGTTATGACAATATGTTCGTCAAAGAAACTG AGGTTAAAAAGTGTTCATTTGTTTCCAATTCTTGTGGCAAAACTAGACCAAAGGAGTCAATATGGAATATTTTA CACCATTCTTGAAGAATGTCACCATGCTGGAGTTGCTGGAATGTTGATATATCTGCTAAAAGAGCAAGTGAACCATGAACTTTGT TCTACAGTGGAGGAGTCTTGGTTCCAAGGCACACGTCTCATGTCAATATTGCAGTTAGTTCTCAAACCTCCCCCTAAACCAGGAACAGAGAAGGATCTGGTTCAAGACACTGACAG GATCATGGGAACTCTTAACTTAGTGAGGTTTATTCTCCTCAGAGATTTGTCAGACAAG ACTAATGTTTGGGAGAACTTTACAGCCATGGAGAAAAATTTCTTGGAGCCCTTAAAGGAAACACTGAAGGAAACCACATTACAATATCAGGCAGAACTCCTGAGGAAAAAGGATGAAATGGCTGAGAATAAAAGTGTCCATGCTGAAT GTAACACCAAAAAAGACAGAATAGAGTTTAACATCAAGAGTCCAGATGGCAGGTCACTTCCACCAATGCCATATAGTGCTCAGATTGAG GCCCTGGAATCTGGTTTGCACTCTTTAGATATGATGGAGAGCATACTTGCCAGGATATCAGAGATTGCTAAACTtagaaagaaagaagagaaataa
- the LOC136888341 gene encoding glomulin-like isoform X1 has product MADDTIKELWESLSNFGADEPSSHLILVSVKKCIDIGKLRELVDALTLPDYEDVLQFVGWELIGVICPTFVDNIQQEGFQECKRLLKFIAEKCNGKEVCIGVLEQLNSQSSFHLEKFITLLNMVKTALQKLKEKKLKCVSMVLPSIMRQIKSVELLDEPTENEPDEEEGRIIHVIQSVLEHMNDFLRPLVQECTTKTSYSATHYPDSYITSLRQEILQCLIQLLDYPLVFLDLGREAWEIKESDINDCQSSHPVDDLSPFRIYPCEIMRFIQMAGDSNVLVYLMEYTWKMEQMFGEEMTALNGSLTIDSGSLEREDVEEQDSNFPILGLGCFSYLLLVEEIEKDHFPAIHSFKYMVRVNMKHVLCLLRRTELYVIHKGLELLNILFARLEDKCLEYRHDEFKHIVDILKTLINVMTICSSKKLRLKSVHLFPILVAKLDQRSQYGIFYTILEECHHAGVAGMLIYLLKEQVNHELCSTVEESWFQGTRLMSILQLVLKPPPKPGTEKDLVQDTDRIMGTLNLVRFILLRDLSDKTNVWENFTAMEKNFLEPLKETLKETTLQYQAELLRKKDEMAENKSVHAECNTKKDRIEFNIKSPDGRSLPPMPYSAQIEALESGLHSLDMMESILARISEIAKLRKKEEK; this is encoded by the exons atggcagacgATACCATCAAAGAGCTGTGGGAGAGTTTATCTAACTTT gGCGCAGATGAGCCCAGTTCCCACCTTATTTTGGTTTCCGTAAAGAAGTGCATTGACATTGGAAAATTGAGAGAACTTGTGGACGCTTTGACTCTACCAGATTATGAG gatgttttgcagttcgttgGCTGGGAACTCATTGGAGTTATTTGTCCAACTTTTGTCGATAATATTCAACAAGAGGGCTTTCAAGAATGCAAGAGACTTCTCAAGTTTATTGCTGAG AAATGTAATGGGAAGGAAGTCTGTATTGGAGTTTTGGAACAGCTCAATTCTCAGTCCTCTTTTCATTTAGAAAAGTTTATCACTTTGCTGAATATGGTTAAAACAG CATTGCAAAAGTTGAAGGAGAAAAAGTTAAAATGTGTAAGCATGGTCTTACCAAGTATTATGAGGCAGATAAAAAGTGTTGAGTTGCTGGATGAACCGACTGAAAATGAGCCAGACGAGGAGGAGGGAAGGATCATTCATGTCATACAATCTGTCCTTGAGCATATGAATGACTTTCTGAGGCCTTTGGTGCAAGAATGTACAACCAAAACTTCCTACTCTGCAACG CATTATCCAGACTCATATATCACAAGTCTTCGACAAGAGATCCTTCAATG tTTGATTCAACTGCTTGATTATCCCCTGGTTTTCTTGGATCTTGGGAGAGAAGCTTGGGAAATTAAGGAGTCTGACATTAATGATTGTCAGAGTTCACACCCAGTGGATGACTTATCACCATTTAGGATATACCCCTGTGAAATTATG CGATTTATCCAGATGGCGGGAGATTCAAATGTGTTAGTTTACCTCATGGAATATACATGGAAAATGGAGCAAATGTTTGGAGAGGAAATGACTGCATTAAATGGCAGTCTAACCATTGATAGTGGAAGTTTGGAAAGGGAAGATGTGGAAGAACAag ACAGCAACTTTCCAATACTTGGCCTGGGCTGTTTCTCTTACTTATTACTTGTTGAGGAGATAGAAAAAGATCATTTTCCTGCCATTCATAG CTTCAAGTATATGGTGAGAGTTAACATGAAACATGTCCTTTGTCTTCTTAGGAG AACAGAACTATATGTCATACACAAAGGTTTG GAACTTCTAAACATTTTATTTGCGAGATTAGAGGATAAATGTCTGGAGTATCGACATGATGAGTTTAAACATATAGTTGACATTTTAAAG ACCCTTATCAATGTTATGACAATATGTTCGTCAAAGAAACTG AGGTTAAAAAGTGTTCATTTGTTTCCAATTCTTGTGGCAAAACTAGACCAAAGGAGTCAATATGGAATATTTTA CACCATTCTTGAAGAATGTCACCATGCTGGAGTTGCTGGAATGTTGATATATCTGCTAAAAGAGCAAGTGAACCATGAACTTTGT TCTACAGTGGAGGAGTCTTGGTTCCAAGGCACACGTCTCATGTCAATATTGCAGTTAGTTCTCAAACCTCCCCCTAAACCAGGAACAGAGAAGGATCTGGTTCAAGACACTGACAG GATCATGGGAACTCTTAACTTAGTGAGGTTTATTCTCCTCAGAGATTTGTCAGACAAG ACTAATGTTTGGGAGAACTTTACAGCCATGGAGAAAAATTTCTTGGAGCCCTTAAAGGAAACACTGAAGGAAACCACATTACAATATCAGGCAGAACTCCTGAGGAAAAAGGATGAAATGGCTGAGAATAAAAGTGTCCATGCTGAAT GTAACACCAAAAAAGACAGAATAGAGTTTAACATCAAGAGTCCAGATGGCAGGTCACTTCCACCAATGCCATATAGTGCTCAGATTGAG GCCCTGGAATCTGGTTTGCACTCTTTAGATATGATGGAGAGCATACTTGCCAGGATATCAGAGATTGCTAAACTtagaaagaaagaagagaaataa
- the LOC136888346 gene encoding uncharacterized protein: MFNLDESKRPVPFGIISPRTKITSLDQLRRGDHVMEESSLGYWHHFIVEKVRPNFAWIIHKTGDFDTGFRSLGESDLTRKAEVTRTRFVLEPSKVVYRIEYPVDFQDNVHSQVIFSPKEVVRRAKNRLGERNYNAFTSNCEHFCTDCKVGKAKSYQVNDVLWTLGRLIFVALQGVLGGIMFIVVSATGFVAQTSFLLAGHAVGVLIGLIQDALWIAYVIFMADLAKRKGHVTPEDAEKIKAKRVTPIVIGFMGGVGGAVFGYYYIPVTVFGSVIAAVIGNFLCQFLGLLVGRWVSTLLK; encoded by the coding sequence ATGTTTAACCTTGACGAATCCAAGCGGCCGGTTCCATTCGGAATAATTTCACCGAGAACAAAGATAACGTCACTGGATCAGCTTCGACGAGGAGATCATGTTATGGAGGAAAGTTCTCTTGGTTATTGGCATCATTTTATAGTTGAGAAAGTGCGGCCAAACTTTGCTTGGATAATTCACAAGACTGGAGACTTTGATACTGGATTTCGGTCTTTAGGAGAGAGTGACCTGACGAGAAAGGCCGAGGTGACTCGAACACGTTTCGTCCTTGAGCCGAGTAAAGTCGTGTATCGGATCGAATACCCGGTGGACTTCCAAGATAACGTGCATTCTCAGGTGATTTTTTCCCCGAAAGAGGTGGTTCGACGGGCAAAAAATCGATTAGGAGAACGCAATTATAACGCATTTACTAGTAACTGTGAACATTTCTGTACAGACTGCAAAGTAGGAAAAGCGAAAAGTTATCAAGTGAATGACGTGTTGTGGACTTTAGGGAGACTAATATTCGTTGCTCTTCAAGGGGTATTGGGGGGGATAATGTTCATCGTGGTTTCAGCTACTGGATTTGTAGCTCAGACGTCATTCTTGCTTGCTGGACATGCGGTTGGCGTACTAATAGGACTAATTCAAGATGCATTGTGGATCGCTTATGTGATTTTCATGGCTGACCTTGCAAAAAGAAAAGGCCATGTGACACCTGAGGATGCTGAAAAGATCAAGGCCAAAAGAGTTACACCCATAGTGATAGGATTTATGGGAGGGGTGGGTGGGGCAGTCTTTGGCTATTATTACATCCCTGTAACAGTATTTGGCAGTGTAATAGCAGCTGTTATTGGGAACTTTCTTTGTCAATTTTTAGGTCTCTTGGTAGGCCGCTGGGTGTCAACTCTCCTAAAATGA
- the LOC136888341 gene encoding glomulin-like isoform X2, giving the protein MADDTIKELWESLSNFGADEPSSHLILVSVKKCIDIGKLRELVDALTLPDYEDVLQFVGWELIGVICPTFVDNIQQEGFQECKRLLKFIAEKCNGKEVCIGVLEQLNSQSSFHLEKFITLLNMVKTALQKLKEKKLKCVSMVLPSIMRQIKSVELLDEPTENEPDEEEGRIIHVIQSVLEHMNDFLRPLVQECTTKTSYSATHYPDSYITSLRQEILQCLIQLLDYPLVFLDLGREAWEIKESDINDCQSSHPVDDLSPFRIYPCEIMRFIQMAGDSNVLVYLMEYTWKMEQMFGEEMTALNGSLTIDSGSLEREDVEEQDSNFPILGLGCFSYLLLVEEIEKDHFPAIHSFKYMVRVNMKHVLCLLRRTELYVIHKGLELLNILFARLEDKCLEYRHDEFKHIVDILKTLINVMTICSSKKLRLKSVHLFPILVAKLDQRSQYGIFYTILEECHHAGVAGMLIYLLKEQVNHELCSTVEESWFQGTRLMSILQLVLKPPPKPGTEKDLVQDTDRIMGTLNLVRFILLRDLSDKTNVWENFTAMEKNFLEPLKETLKETTLQYQAELLRKKDEMAENKSNTKKDRIEFNIKSPDGRSLPPMPYSAQIEALESGLHSLDMMESILARISEIAKLRKKEEK; this is encoded by the exons atggcagacgATACCATCAAAGAGCTGTGGGAGAGTTTATCTAACTTT gGCGCAGATGAGCCCAGTTCCCACCTTATTTTGGTTTCCGTAAAGAAGTGCATTGACATTGGAAAATTGAGAGAACTTGTGGACGCTTTGACTCTACCAGATTATGAG gatgttttgcagttcgttgGCTGGGAACTCATTGGAGTTATTTGTCCAACTTTTGTCGATAATATTCAACAAGAGGGCTTTCAAGAATGCAAGAGACTTCTCAAGTTTATTGCTGAG AAATGTAATGGGAAGGAAGTCTGTATTGGAGTTTTGGAACAGCTCAATTCTCAGTCCTCTTTTCATTTAGAAAAGTTTATCACTTTGCTGAATATGGTTAAAACAG CATTGCAAAAGTTGAAGGAGAAAAAGTTAAAATGTGTAAGCATGGTCTTACCAAGTATTATGAGGCAGATAAAAAGTGTTGAGTTGCTGGATGAACCGACTGAAAATGAGCCAGACGAGGAGGAGGGAAGGATCATTCATGTCATACAATCTGTCCTTGAGCATATGAATGACTTTCTGAGGCCTTTGGTGCAAGAATGTACAACCAAAACTTCCTACTCTGCAACG CATTATCCAGACTCATATATCACAAGTCTTCGACAAGAGATCCTTCAATG tTTGATTCAACTGCTTGATTATCCCCTGGTTTTCTTGGATCTTGGGAGAGAAGCTTGGGAAATTAAGGAGTCTGACATTAATGATTGTCAGAGTTCACACCCAGTGGATGACTTATCACCATTTAGGATATACCCCTGTGAAATTATG CGATTTATCCAGATGGCGGGAGATTCAAATGTGTTAGTTTACCTCATGGAATATACATGGAAAATGGAGCAAATGTTTGGAGAGGAAATGACTGCATTAAATGGCAGTCTAACCATTGATAGTGGAAGTTTGGAAAGGGAAGATGTGGAAGAACAag ACAGCAACTTTCCAATACTTGGCCTGGGCTGTTTCTCTTACTTATTACTTGTTGAGGAGATAGAAAAAGATCATTTTCCTGCCATTCATAG CTTCAAGTATATGGTGAGAGTTAACATGAAACATGTCCTTTGTCTTCTTAGGAG AACAGAACTATATGTCATACACAAAGGTTTG GAACTTCTAAACATTTTATTTGCGAGATTAGAGGATAAATGTCTGGAGTATCGACATGATGAGTTTAAACATATAGTTGACATTTTAAAG ACCCTTATCAATGTTATGACAATATGTTCGTCAAAGAAACTG AGGTTAAAAAGTGTTCATTTGTTTCCAATTCTTGTGGCAAAACTAGACCAAAGGAGTCAATATGGAATATTTTA CACCATTCTTGAAGAATGTCACCATGCTGGAGTTGCTGGAATGTTGATATATCTGCTAAAAGAGCAAGTGAACCATGAACTTTGT TCTACAGTGGAGGAGTCTTGGTTCCAAGGCACACGTCTCATGTCAATATTGCAGTTAGTTCTCAAACCTCCCCCTAAACCAGGAACAGAGAAGGATCTGGTTCAAGACACTGACAG GATCATGGGAACTCTTAACTTAGTGAGGTTTATTCTCCTCAGAGATTTGTCAGACAAG ACTAATGTTTGGGAGAACTTTACAGCCATGGAGAAAAATTTCTTGGAGCCCTTAAAGGAAACACTGAAGGAAACCACATTACAATATCAGGCAGAACTCCTGAGGAAAAAGGATGAAATGGCTGAGAATAAAA GTAACACCAAAAAAGACAGAATAGAGTTTAACATCAAGAGTCCAGATGGCAGGTCACTTCCACCAATGCCATATAGTGCTCAGATTGAG GCCCTGGAATCTGGTTTGCACTCTTTAGATATGATGGAGAGCATACTTGCCAGGATATCAGAGATTGCTAAACTtagaaagaaagaagagaaataa